One region of Pyramidobacter sp. YE332 genomic DNA includes:
- a CDS encoding metallophosphoesterase: MRIIIAVSGVIFLYEAFSMIWPLRLPLWGKLAAAALLLAGAFKNSIYQRLGGGMFFAPDLPRWVMIAGSLLYNLLIVALFLLLVKDAVWLLWKLCARRPFPAAEASLLALVFAAALTAYGTWEAIRVPDVAERPVTIRGLAPEFEGLRVALLVDLHASALNRRPLIQAIVDRTMALKPDLILMPGDFVDGLVSQRREDLEPLAQLKAPLGVFGSSGNHEYYSGFDAWMKQLRKFGVTMLENEHRVLARGEGRLVLAGVPDQQGARMGRAAPDPDKALAGAPRGVPVILMAHRPEAARENAARGVALQVSGHTHGGMMPGLDRLVARFNGGFVKGWYDVGGMKLFNSPGTSLWNGFPLRLMDPAEITLLTLRAAP, encoded by the coding sequence GTGCGCATCATCATCGCAGTTTCAGGCGTTATTTTCCTGTACGAGGCGTTCAGCATGATCTGGCCGCTGCGGCTGCCTCTCTGGGGCAAGCTGGCCGCCGCGGCGCTGCTGCTGGCGGGGGCTTTCAAGAATTCCATCTACCAGCGGCTGGGCGGCGGCATGTTCTTCGCCCCCGATCTGCCGCGCTGGGTCATGATCGCGGGCTCGCTGCTCTACAATCTGCTGATCGTGGCGCTGTTTCTGCTGCTGGTCAAGGACGCGGTCTGGCTGCTGTGGAAGCTCTGCGCCCGCCGCCCGTTCCCCGCCGCGGAGGCCTCGCTGCTCGCCCTCGTCTTCGCCGCGGCGCTGACCGCTTACGGCACGTGGGAGGCGATCCGCGTGCCGGACGTCGCCGAGCGTCCCGTGACGATCCGCGGGCTGGCGCCCGAGTTCGAGGGGCTCAGGGTGGCGCTGCTCGTCGACCTTCACGCCAGCGCGCTGAACCGCCGCCCGCTGATCCAGGCCATCGTCGACAGAACGATGGCGCTCAAGCCCGACCTGATCCTGATGCCCGGCGATTTCGTCGACGGGCTGGTCAGCCAGCGCAGGGAGGATCTGGAGCCGCTGGCGCAGCTGAAAGCGCCGCTGGGCGTTTTCGGCTCGTCGGGCAACCACGAATATTACTCGGGCTTCGACGCCTGGATGAAGCAGCTGCGCAAATTCGGCGTCACGATGCTGGAAAACGAACACCGCGTACTGGCCCGCGGCGAAGGGCGGCTGGTGCTGGCCGGAGTGCCCGACCAACAGGGGGCGCGCATGGGCCGCGCCGCGCCCGATCCGGACAAAGCGCTGGCCGGCGCGCCTCGGGGCGTCCCCGTCATCCTCATGGCCCACCGCCCCGAAGCGGCGCGCGAAAACGCGGCCCGCGGCGTGGCGCTGCAGGTATCCGGGCACACGCATGGCGGCATGATGCCGGGGCTCGACCGGCTCGTCGCCCGGTTCAACGGCGGTTTCGTCAAGGGCTGGTACGACGTCGGCGGCATGAAACTGTTCAACAGTCCCGGCACTTCGCTTTGGAACGGTTTCCCGCTGCGGCTCATGGATCCCGCCGAAATCACGCTGCTCACGCTCCGCGCCGCGCCGTGA
- a CDS encoding creatininase family protein encodes MYLASMTWHEFHETASDDLLALVPLGSTEQHGSIGPLGTDFTIPEEMARRLEARYADRLVVLPTMPYGVCPYHTEFSGTIDIGTAALQSVMTSVAVHLMDAGVRRFAFLNGHGGNDPALEAACLRIYGRGGLGAILDWWTIARELDPRWGGGHGGGQEAAVMMALRPDWVRKEKNFVPEEIRSLTPELKSTYGNAIAFKGATVKIIRSTAAFTKTGTFGGGDDSCAKADAAWGREIFEGTVRYLGDFVEEFLKAPLPAAKC; translated from the coding sequence ATGTATCTGGCTTCGATGACGTGGCACGAGTTCCACGAAACGGCTTCCGACGATCTGCTGGCGCTGGTCCCGCTGGGAAGCACCGAGCAGCACGGCTCGATCGGCCCGCTGGGCACCGACTTCACGATCCCGGAAGAGATGGCGCGGCGGCTCGAGGCGCGTTATGCCGACCGTCTGGTCGTGCTGCCGACGATGCCCTACGGCGTGTGCCCTTATCACACGGAGTTCAGCGGCACGATCGACATCGGCACGGCGGCGCTGCAGTCGGTGATGACGAGCGTCGCCGTGCATCTGATGGACGCCGGCGTGCGCCGTTTCGCCTTTCTCAACGGCCACGGCGGCAACGATCCGGCGCTGGAGGCGGCGTGTTTGCGGATCTACGGGCGCGGCGGCCTGGGCGCGATCCTGGACTGGTGGACGATCGCCCGCGAGCTGGATCCACGCTGGGGCGGCGGGCACGGCGGCGGGCAGGAGGCGGCGGTGATGATGGCGCTGCGCCCCGACTGGGTGCGCAAGGAAAAGAACTTCGTCCCCGAGGAGATCCGCTCGCTGACGCCGGAGCTGAAAAGCACGTACGGCAACGCCATCGCCTTCAAGGGCGCGACGGTGAAGATCATCCGCTCGACGGCGGCGTTCACCAAGACCGGTACCTTCGGCGGCGGCGACGACAGCTGCGCCAAAGCCGACGCGGCGTGGGGGCGCGAGATCTTCGAGGGCACGGTGCGCTACCTGGGCGATTTCGTCGAGGAGTTCCTGAAAGCCCCTCTGCCGGCGGCGAAATGCTGA
- a CDS encoding M28 family peptidase, with product MLTAAEKGLLGAIDHGRVWKDVETIASFDRRSGREGEAKAAEFVADRLSRAGVKWTLHRYPAWLSDPVSARLTLLDADGSERRLPCKTWSFCASTREPVRGTPVFVEKTELLHNPLDLLAARGAPRERDLLGKIVVARTASPVAVMDAQDRGAAALVCVWEQGDETLIHEGNVNFIWGQPDPWESSLYPALPVAVMPRGAGEALIRRACAGDAVLELETRVENGVREIPVLEADLPGESEEYVLLGNHLDSWHYGACDNATGNAVALAMAGLFAARPLARGIKICWWSGHSNGRYAGSSAFAADNFDSLRRRCLALCNADMPGLRGADDFARGSSGPDLRGLYASVVADVTGQKLRPGGFVTGWDLSFKNIGVSSCMSWSSTLPDGSPDGTANGFMSWWWHTEEDVMEHVDPVVMKQDARLYALALSRLASPKRFPFDVPALTAALERELPRYEDTEDLRARLKGLPLPRMEPLRATRLLNRALYAFKDAPQQDWALPLDWLPGLALARDASPRTERARLMIRSFRRAQLNRLGDLICALESLAS from the coding sequence ATGCTGACGGCGGCGGAGAAAGGTCTGCTCGGCGCGATCGACCACGGCCGCGTCTGGAAGGACGTCGAAACGATCGCCTCTTTCGACCGCAGGTCGGGGCGCGAGGGCGAGGCGAAGGCGGCGGAATTTGTCGCCGACCGCCTCAGCCGCGCCGGCGTGAAGTGGACGCTGCATCGTTATCCCGCCTGGCTCAGCGACCCCGTCTCGGCGCGGCTGACGCTGCTCGATGCGGACGGGAGCGAGCGCCGCCTGCCGTGCAAGACGTGGAGCTTCTGCGCTTCGACGCGCGAGCCCGTGCGAGGGACGCCGGTCTTCGTCGAAAAGACGGAGCTGCTGCACAATCCGCTCGACCTTCTGGCCGCGCGCGGCGCCCCGCGCGAGCGCGACCTGCTGGGAAAGATCGTCGTCGCGCGCACCGCGTCGCCGGTCGCGGTCATGGACGCTCAGGACCGCGGCGCGGCGGCGCTGGTCTGCGTTTGGGAACAGGGCGACGAAACGCTGATCCACGAGGGCAACGTCAATTTTATCTGGGGACAGCCCGACCCGTGGGAAAGTTCGCTTTATCCCGCGCTGCCGGTCGCGGTCATGCCGCGCGGCGCAGGCGAGGCCTTGATCCGCCGCGCCTGCGCCGGAGATGCGGTTCTCGAACTCGAAACGCGCGTGGAGAACGGAGTTCGCGAGATCCCCGTGCTCGAAGCCGACCTGCCCGGCGAAAGCGAAGAGTACGTGCTGCTGGGCAACCATCTGGATTCGTGGCATTACGGCGCCTGCGACAACGCCACCGGCAACGCCGTCGCGCTCGCCATGGCCGGACTTTTCGCCGCACGCCCCCTGGCGCGGGGGATCAAGATCTGCTGGTGGTCGGGACACTCGAACGGACGCTACGCCGGCTCGTCGGCCTTCGCCGCGGATAATTTCGATTCGCTGCGGCGCCGCTGCCTGGCGCTGTGCAACGCCGACATGCCGGGGCTGCGCGGCGCGGACGACTTCGCGCGCGGCTCTTCGGGGCCGGACCTGCGCGGTCTGTACGCTTCCGTCGTGGCCGACGTGACCGGCCAAAAACTGCGCCCCGGCGGCTTCGTGACGGGCTGGGACCTGTCGTTCAAGAATATCGGCGTTTCCAGCTGCATGAGCTGGAGCTCGACGCTGCCTGACGGTTCGCCGGACGGCACGGCGAACGGCTTCATGAGCTGGTGGTGGCACACCGAAGAGGACGTGATGGAACACGTCGATCCCGTCGTCATGAAGCAGGACGCGCGGCTTTACGCGCTGGCGCTGAGCCGCCTGGCGTCGCCGAAAAGATTCCCCTTCGACGTGCCGGCCCTGACCGCGGCGCTGGAACGGGAGCTGCCCCGTTACGAAGACACGGAAGACCTGCGCGCGCGGCTGAAAGGACTGCCGCTGCCGCGGATGGAGCCCCTGCGCGCCACGCGGCTTTTGAATCGCGCGCTCTACGCCTTCAAGGACGCGCCGCAGCAGGATTGGGCCCTGCCGCTCGATTGGCTGCCGGGGCTGGCCCTGGCGCGGGACGCCTCTCCGCGCACGGAGCGCGCGCGGCTGATGATCCGGTCGTTCCGGCGCGCGCAGCTCAACCGCCTCGGCGATCTGATCTGCGCGCTTGAGAGTCTGGCATCGTAG
- a CDS encoding YadA-like family protein, protein MHALAAIGAGAEAIGVNAIAMGQSSYAKGQNSFALGLVARAEGNSSYAIGTNTKATNEGSIAIGREAESTGEISVALGFKTVAKGGYATAMGNETSAEGESSTAMGSKSKAIGNVSTAMGVESEAKGGSSVAMGYKAQTAGYASIAMGNVTRATGAASTAMGSNTLAEGNYSTAMGSSSQAKAINSLAASGGIVETAAVNSFAVGVGARAVRADSVALGSGAMADTAAGKAAFLGAGQSGAAWISTRNAVAVGNLAGNITRQITGVAAGTDNDDAVNVAQLKRAATWTIKDSQTPTPGSKVIDVSTPLVVKGDAYIKPVVNAAGLNFTLDQTKLNSQINAQVNTNPTVTGHTTDINALKGGFTVSNAAGTKQTITLGGATKKNIQFVGEANKILVEVASAADGATVTVKTDPNLGTHLNIANNGAITSLNTTVNGHTTDITALKAGFNVKSGSSVGPIVAGDTLEFAGINYVQTSYDAAAKKLTVGLDTTALNSQINNQVNSNTTVTQHGTDITALKNGFTVSNAAGTKQDITLGGATKKNIKFEGETDKIDVTVAADGADGAKVTVTANANLGTNLDISNNATVTNLSNTVSGNTANIATNTSNITKLQGGFDLKAGSTTNNVALGGATAPTVEFAGADDTVTVDLTGTKVTYGIDKSKLITNINNGSTPITNVQAKFKIADAGTGTKTITADKTGTETIKFEGDGAYITSAMTANGVKYSLNTTALNTAITNNTTVQNLAGGFTVSNEAGTKQDITLGGASKKNIQFKGEANKILVEVANASDGATVTVKTDPNLGTNLNIANNSAINALKDGFDLKAGSTTSNVALGGAKPTIEFATTDDTMTVGLTGTKVTYGIDTAKLAQNITGSVITNINNATTTPITNISAKFGVTAETGTKKTVTLAKDTEPTVKFEGDGTYIKSAMTTDGVKYSLDTAALTGAIGGTANWTIKDAEAVPGSKLINSATPLVVTGAGGVTTKVDAGGLTIGLDGSTLSNTINNSSTVINNVEAKFKIADAGTGTKTITADKTGTEIITFAGDGNIIESEVGTSGVKYKVNAANLNTAINNQIANNTTVTGHTADISKLKAGFTVSNEAGTKQDITLGGATKKNIKFAGETGKIDVTVAADGSDGAKVTVSANPNLGQNIDISNNSAITTITGTLSGGLNFAGNDGAVNRTLGQTLNLKGGLASVTSGASGKNLGVKKNAAGDGFDLVMSETPEFASVTVKSGANEIKLNGATGTIAGLSNTTLDAGWGENARAGQAATEGQLKAAALAAGQNATYTIGADPHGSAPGILLDSAHKRLDIIPTGDVITTAVSGRTLRVGLDPAKLQTLINTTTAPITNISAKFSVSDGASTPHSHTVTLAQNQTPNIQFVGASNQIVTNVTTTPAGGVVTIGLHQDILDAIANGSGGSGAWNLQTNGDTATPIGNGDTVQFKNGRNVTVTRPHNGKDVTVSVVDAPVFAGKVSAQGFDATHHKIENVKAGDVSAASTDAINGAQLWKASSSLATHLGGGSSVNPDGTVSAPTYKFKYVDGGSYNTVGDALSAVDKQFGKVYNNFGNVYNQMGELRRDLKNVGALGSALSALKPMQYDPLEPSQLMAGFGTYKGEYALALGWAHYVKEDFMVHAGVSVTHHGESMANAGLTWKIGRKADKEQIPERYRKGPMSSVYVMQKENAQLQAQVASMEKTNSHQAEEIAEMKAMLTREIHERAEMKARMAELERLLRASKRR, encoded by the coding sequence TTGCACGCTCTTGCCGCGATAGGGGCGGGCGCCGAAGCGATCGGCGTCAACGCTATCGCAATGGGGCAGTCGTCCTACGCCAAAGGGCAAAATTCCTTCGCTCTCGGGCTTGTGGCCCGCGCCGAAGGCAACAGTTCCTATGCGATAGGTACGAATACCAAAGCGACCAACGAAGGTTCCATCGCGATAGGGAGAGAAGCCGAGAGCACCGGCGAAATTTCCGTCGCGCTCGGGTTCAAAACGGTTGCCAAGGGCGGCTATGCCACCGCGATGGGGAACGAAACCAGTGCCGAGGGCGAGTCTTCCACCGCGATGGGGAGCAAGTCCAAAGCCATCGGCAACGTTTCCACCGCAATGGGGGTTGAGAGCGAAGCCAAGGGAGGTTCTTCCGTCGCGATGGGGTACAAAGCCCAAACCGCCGGCTACGCTTCCATCGCGATGGGGAACGTGACCCGCGCCACTGGCGCCGCTTCCACCGCGATGGGGAGCAATACCCTTGCCGAGGGCAACTATTCCACCGCGATGGGTTCAAGTTCGCAGGCGAAGGCTATAAACTCCCTGGCGGCGTCGGGAGGCATCGTCGAAACCGCGGCGGTGAATTCCTTCGCCGTAGGCGTGGGGGCGCGCGCCGTGCGGGCCGATTCCGTCGCCCTCGGCAGCGGGGCGATGGCGGATACCGCCGCCGGGAAAGCGGCGTTTCTGGGGGCCGGGCAGAGCGGTGCGGCGTGGATCTCCACGCGCAACGCCGTCGCCGTGGGCAACCTGGCCGGTAACATTACCCGCCAGATCACCGGCGTGGCGGCCGGGACCGACAACGATGACGCCGTCAACGTGGCGCAGCTGAAGCGCGCCGCCACCTGGACCATCAAGGACAGCCAGACCCCGACGCCCGGCTCCAAAGTCATCGACGTCAGCACCCCGCTGGTGGTCAAGGGAGACGCTTACATCAAACCGGTGGTGAACGCCGCCGGGCTGAACTTCACCCTCGACCAGACCAAGCTGAACAGCCAGATCAACGCCCAGGTGAACACCAACCCCACCGTCACCGGACACACCACTGACATCAACGCCCTCAAAGGCGGCTTCACCGTCAGCAACGCCGCCGGCACCAAACAGACCATCACCCTCGGTGGCGCGACCAAGAAGAACATCCAGTTCGTAGGCGAAGCCAACAAAATCCTCGTCGAAGTGGCGAGCGCCGCCGACGGCGCCACCGTCACCGTGAAGACCGACCCGAACCTCGGAACTCACCTCAACATCGCCAACAACGGTGCCATCACCAGTCTGAACACCACGGTAAACGGGCACACCACCGACATCACCGCCCTGAAAGCCGGTTTCAACGTCAAATCCGGTAGCAGCGTAGGCCCGATCGTGGCCGGCGACACCCTGGAGTTCGCGGGCATCAACTACGTCCAGACCTCCTACGACGCCGCCGCCAAGAAACTGACCGTCGGCCTCGACACAACGGCGCTGAACAGCCAGATCAACAATCAGGTGAACAGCAACACCACGGTCACCCAACACGGCACCGACATCACCGCGCTCAAGAACGGCTTCACCGTCAGCAACGCCGCAGGAACGAAACAAGACATCACCCTCGGCGGCGCGACCAAGAAGAACATCAAGTTCGAAGGCGAAACCGACAAGATCGACGTGACCGTAGCGGCCGACGGGGCTGACGGCGCAAAAGTGACCGTGACAGCCAACGCCAACCTCGGAACAAACCTCGACATCAGCAACAACGCGACCGTGACGAACCTGAGCAACACCGTGAGCGGAAACACCGCCAACATCGCCACCAACACCAGCAACATCACCAAACTGCAAGGCGGCTTCGACCTCAAAGCCGGCAGCACGACCAACAACGTCGCCTTAGGCGGAGCGACAGCCCCGACCGTGGAATTCGCGGGCGCCGACGACACCGTCACCGTCGACCTGACCGGGACGAAAGTCACCTACGGCATCGACAAGAGCAAGCTGATCACCAACATCAACAACGGCTCCACCCCGATCACCAACGTACAGGCAAAGTTCAAGATCGCCGACGCCGGGACCGGAACGAAAACCATCACCGCGGACAAGACCGGAACGGAAACCATCAAGTTCGAAGGCGACGGCGCCTACATCACCTCCGCGATGACCGCGAACGGCGTGAAGTACAGCCTCAACACCACGGCGCTGAACACCGCCATCACCAACAACACCACCGTGCAGAACCTCGCCGGCGGCTTCACCGTCAGCAACGAAGCCGGAACGAAGCAGGACATCACTTTGGGCGGCGCGTCCAAAAAGAACATCCAGTTCAAGGGCGAAGCCAACAAAATCCTCGTCGAAGTAGCCAACGCCTCCGACGGCGCCACCGTCACCGTGAAGACCGACCCCAACCTCGGAACCAACCTCAACATCGCCAACAATTCGGCCATCAACGCGTTGAAAGACGGCTTCGACCTGAAAGCCGGCAGCACCACGTCGAACGTCGCCCTCGGCGGCGCCAAACCGACGATCGAGTTCGCGACGACCGACGACACCATGACCGTCGGCCTGACCGGCACCAAAGTCACCTACGGCATCGACACGGCCAAACTCGCCCAGAACATCACCGGCAGCGTGATCACCAACATCAACAACGCGACCACGACCCCGATCACCAACATCAGCGCCAAATTCGGCGTGACTGCGGAAACGGGAACGAAGAAGACCGTAACGCTGGCCAAGGACACCGAACCGACCGTCAAATTCGAAGGCGACGGCACCTACATCAAGTCCGCCATGACCACCGACGGCGTGAAGTACAGCCTCGACACCGCGGCCCTGACCGGCGCCATCGGCGGAACGGCGAACTGGACGATCAAGGACGCGGAAGCCGTACCGGGCAGCAAGTTGATCAACAGCGCCACTCCGCTGGTGGTCACAGGCGCCGGCGGCGTCACCACGAAAGTCGACGCGGGCGGCCTCACCATCGGCCTGGACGGTTCGACACTGAGCAATACCATCAACAACAGCTCCACCGTGATTAATAACGTCGAAGCGAAATTCAAGATCGCCGACGCCGGGACCGGAACGAAAACCATCACCGCGGACAAGACCGGAACGGAAATCATCACGTTCGCCGGCGACGGCAACATTATCGAATCCGAAGTCGGCACGAGCGGCGTGAAGTACAAAGTCAACGCCGCCAACCTGAACACCGCCATCAACAACCAGATCGCCAACAACACCACCGTGACCGGCCACACCGCCGACATCTCGAAACTGAAAGCCGGCTTCACCGTCAGCAACGAAGCCGGAACGAAACAGGACATCACCCTCGGCGGCGCAACCAAGAAGAACATCAAGTTCGCAGGCGAAACCGGCAAGATCGACGTGACCGTAGCGGCCGACGGAAGCGACGGCGCGAAAGTGACTGTGTCGGCCAACCCCAACCTCGGTCAAAACATCGACATCAGCAACAACTCCGCCATCACCACCATCACCGGCACCCTGTCCGGCGGATTGAACTTCGCCGGCAACGACGGCGCCGTCAACCGCACCCTCGGCCAGACCCTGAACCTCAAAGGCGGCCTGGCAAGCGTGACGAGTGGCGCATCCGGCAAGAACCTCGGCGTGAAAAAGAACGCCGCCGGCGACGGCTTCGACCTCGTCATGAGCGAGACCCCCGAGTTCGCCAGCGTCACAGTCAAAAGTGGCGCGAACGAAATCAAACTCAACGGCGCGACAGGCACCATCGCCGGTTTGAGCAACACCACCCTCGACGCCGGCTGGGGCGAAAACGCCCGCGCCGGACAGGCCGCCACCGAAGGCCAGCTGAAAGCCGCCGCCCTCGCCGCGGGACAGAACGCCACCTACACCATCGGCGCCGACCCCCACGGAAGCGCCCCCGGCATCCTCCTCGACAGCGCGCACAAACGCCTCGACATCATCCCCACAGGCGACGTCATCACCACCGCCGTCAGCGGACGCACCCTCAGAGTCGGCCTCGACCCCGCCAAACTCCAGACCCTGATCAACACCACCACCGCGCCCATCACCAACATCTCCGCAAAGTTCAGCGTCAGCGACGGAGCGAGCACCCCCCACAGCCACACCGTCACCCTTGCCCAGAACCAGACCCCCAACATCCAGTTCGTCGGCGCCTCCAACCAGATCGTCACCAACGTCACCACCACCCCCGCCGGCGGCGTCGTCACCATCGGCCTGCACCAGGACATCCTCGACGCCATCGCCAATGGCAGCGGCGGCAGCGGCGCCTGGAACCTCCAGACCAACGGAGACACCGCCACCCCCATCGGCAACGGCGACACCGTCCAGTTCAAAAACGGCAGGAACGTCACCGTCACCCGCCCCCATAACGGCAAAGACGTCACCGTGAGCGTCGTCGACGCGCCCGTTTTTGCCGGCAAAGTGAGCGCCCAAGGCTTCGACGCAACCCACCACAAAATCGAGAACGTCAAAGCCGGAGACGTGAGCGCGGCCAGTACCGACGCCATCAACGGAGCGCAGCTGTGGAAGGCTTCGAGCAGCCTCGCCACCCACCTCGGCGGCGGCTCCTCCGTCAACCCCGACGGCACCGTCTCCGCCCCCACCTACAAGTTCAAGTACGTGGACGGCGGCAGCTACAACACCGTCGGCGACGCCTTGAGCGCCGTAGACAAACAGTTCGGCAAAGTCTACAACAACTTCGGCAACGTCTACAACCAGATGGGCGAACTGCGGCGCGACCTCAAGAACGTCGGCGCGCTCGGCTCCGCCCTGAGTGCCTTGAAACCGATGCAGTACGACCCGCTCGAACCCAGCCAGCTCATGGCCGGCTTCGGAACGTACAAAGGCGAATACGCCCTGGCCCTCGGCTGGGCGCACTACGTGAAAGAAGACTTCATGGTCCACGCCGGAGTGTCCGTCACCCACCACGGCGAGTCGATGGCCAACGCCGGCCTGACGTGGAAGATCGGCAGGAAAGCAGACAAGGAACAGATCCCCGAACGTTACCGCAAAGGCCCGATGAGCAGCGTCTACGTGATGCAGAAGGAGAACGCCCAGCTGCAGGCGCAGGTGGCGTCAATGGAGAAGACCAACTCCCATCAGGCCGAGGAGATCGCGGAGATGAAAGCTATGCTTACCCGCGAGATCCATGAACGGGCGGAAATGAAAGCACGCATGGCCGAGCTGGAACGTCTGCTGCGGGCGTCGAAACGGAGATAG
- a CDS encoding sodium:solute symporter family protein produces the protein MDVGTMLKPIPSVFYGVLAFYFVLMAGIGYFSAKNTTTLKDFFVMSGKAGAIVSGFAYFATQYSMSTFMGCPATCYKVGFAGLSISVPGLVFSMIIPALLVGRKLIKLGHTQGFLTLADYLGDRFESNGLRTFQALLMIIFMIPMMGAQTIGAGVILRVYTGAPEWVGIVGMGIVVILYCMSGGIRGAMLTDVIQGGLMLATAIVTFVVSIRLGGGFEAISAKLLELNPAYMSHPGVGGAYGWANYVSMIVLWSFFSISQPTLVTKFFAMKNYKVMFKATILGTLGMWIAATLIEWSGVNGIVSIPGLQGKDIDFIVPLLLQKSLSPVISSLLITGIMAAGMSTIDSLLISATGAITRDIYQRRVNPRATDGQILRMSRYVTVIIGVIAICFGVSRPATIFKLILFAFGGLGIWTAPVLLGLYWKGATRAGAFAGVAVGEALFVLMTLKHPGWAFGFNPLMVCWAYAMIVMIVVSLATRRASDETLKRHFA, from the coding sequence ATGGACGTAGGGACAATGCTCAAGCCGATCCCGTCGGTGTTTTACGGAGTTCTCGCTTTTTATTTCGTGCTGATGGCGGGCATCGGATACTTTTCGGCAAAGAACACCACCACGCTGAAGGACTTCTTCGTCATGAGCGGCAAAGCCGGCGCCATCGTCAGCGGCTTCGCCTATTTCGCCACGCAGTACAGCATGAGCACGTTCATGGGCTGTCCGGCGACCTGCTACAAGGTCGGCTTCGCGGGGCTGTCCATTTCCGTGCCGGGGCTGGTGTTTTCCATGATCATCCCGGCGCTGCTGGTGGGGCGCAAGCTCATCAAGCTGGGGCACACGCAGGGATTCTTGACGCTGGCCGATTATCTGGGCGACCGTTTCGAGTCCAACGGCCTGCGCACGTTCCAGGCGCTGCTGATGATCATTTTCATGATCCCGATGATGGGCGCGCAGACGATCGGCGCCGGCGTGATCCTGCGCGTGTACACGGGCGCGCCCGAGTGGGTGGGCATCGTCGGCATGGGGATCGTCGTCATCCTTTACTGCATGAGCGGCGGCATCCGCGGCGCCATGCTGACCGACGTGATCCAGGGCGGTCTGATGCTGGCCACGGCGATCGTCACGTTTGTGGTATCGATCAGGTTGGGCGGAGGCTTCGAGGCGATTTCGGCCAAGCTGCTCGAGCTCAATCCTGCGTACATGTCGCATCCCGGCGTCGGCGGGGCTTACGGCTGGGCGAACTACGTGTCGATGATCGTGCTGTGGAGCTTTTTCTCGATCTCGCAGCCGACGCTGGTGACGAAGTTCTTCGCCATGAAAAACTATAAGGTCATGTTCAAGGCTACGATTCTCGGCACGCTGGGCATGTGGATCGCCGCGACGCTGATCGAGTGGTCGGGCGTCAACGGCATCGTTTCCATTCCCGGGCTGCAGGGCAAGGATATCGACTTCATCGTGCCTCTGCTGCTGCAGAAGAGCCTTTCGCCCGTCATTTCCTCGCTGCTGATCACGGGCATCATGGCGGCCGGCATGTCGACGATCGATTCGCTGCTGATCTCCGCCACGGGCGCGATCACCCGCGACATTTACCAGAGGCGCGTCAACCCGCGGGCGACCGACGGCCAGATCCTGCGTATGTCGCGCTACGTCACGGTGATCATCGGCGTGATCGCCATCTGCTTCGGCGTTTCGCGTCCCGCGACGATCTTCAAGCTGATCCTGTTCGCTTTCGGCGGTCTGGGGATCTGGACGGCGCCGGTGCTGCTCGGTCTCTACTGGAAGGGCGCGACCCGTGCGGGCGCGTTCGCCGGCGTGGCGGTGGGCGAGGCGCTGTTCGTGCTGATGACGCTCAAGCATCCCGGCTGGGCCTTCGGCTTCAACCCGCTGATGGTCTGCTGGGCGTACGCGATGATCGTCATGATCGTCGTCAGCTTGGCGACCCGCAGGGCTTCGGACGAGACGCTGAAGCGCCATTTCGCCTAG